A genomic region of Gemmata massiliana contains the following coding sequences:
- a CDS encoding DUF1501 domain-containing protein, giving the protein MLRFLGSAHKFCDGASRRDVLQIGAFGAGLTLADMLRLKTASAANATTKKQASKGQKSAIMIYLPGGPSHMDMYDLKPDAPAEFRGEFNPIKTNVTGVEICEHFPLQAKMWDKLACVRSVVSVDEHSDSLVMTGYPDRVNSTANHPSFGAVVSKLRSGSGAVPQFVSLRGTSRGSEPGYLGIAHRPFTPSGQGNANLKLAAGVTPGRLEDRKNLLGAFDDTRREIDGSGTMIGMDAYTEKAMEMVTAGVVRDALDLRKESPKVAERYKGVEQFLTARRLIEAGVGCVTLSVGSWDTHGQNFQSLKRQLPLVDRGIANLIQDLHDRGMQDDVVTVMWGEFGRTPKINSNAGRDHWAPVMSALVAGGGLKMGQAVGASTAKGERPKDLPLTVPHVLSTLYRAIGIDPSMTFPNGAGRPMYILDARDPVKELIG; this is encoded by the coding sequence ATGTTGCGTTTCCTCGGTTCCGCTCACAAATTTTGCGACGGCGCTTCGCGGCGCGACGTCCTCCAGATCGGCGCGTTCGGCGCGGGCCTGACGCTGGCCGATATGCTGCGCCTCAAAACCGCCAGCGCCGCGAACGCGACCACGAAGAAGCAAGCGAGTAAGGGGCAGAAGTCCGCGATCATGATCTACTTGCCGGGTGGCCCGTCCCACATGGACATGTACGACCTCAAGCCCGACGCGCCGGCCGAGTTTCGGGGCGAGTTCAACCCGATCAAGACCAACGTCACGGGCGTCGAGATCTGCGAGCACTTCCCGCTCCAGGCGAAAATGTGGGACAAGCTCGCCTGCGTGCGGTCCGTCGTGTCCGTGGACGAACACAGCGACTCGCTCGTGATGACCGGCTACCCGGACCGGGTGAACAGCACCGCCAACCACCCGTCCTTCGGCGCGGTCGTCTCGAAGCTCCGGAGCGGCAGCGGCGCGGTCCCGCAGTTCGTCAGCCTGCGCGGGACGAGCCGCGGGAGCGAACCGGGGTACCTCGGTATCGCGCACCGGCCGTTCACCCCGAGCGGGCAGGGGAACGCGAATCTCAAACTCGCGGCCGGCGTCACCCCCGGCCGCCTCGAAGACCGCAAGAACCTGCTCGGCGCGTTCGACGACACCCGGCGCGAGATCGACGGGTCCGGCACGATGATCGGGATGGACGCCTACACCGAAAAAGCGATGGAGATGGTGACCGCGGGCGTGGTGCGCGACGCCCTCGATCTTCGTAAAGAAAGCCCCAAAGTCGCGGAGCGGTACAAGGGCGTCGAACAGTTCCTGACCGCGCGCCGGCTCATCGAAGCGGGCGTCGGGTGCGTGACGCTCTCGGTCGGGAGCTGGGACACGCACGGCCAGAACTTCCAGTCACTAAAACGCCAACTGCCGCTCGTGGACCGCGGGATCGCGAACCTGATCCAAGACCTGCACGACCGCGGAATGCAGGACGACGTGGTGACCGTGATGTGGGGCGAGTTCGGCCGCACACCGAAGATCAACTCTAACGCGGGCCGCGACCACTGGGCGCCGGTCATGAGCGCGCTGGTCGCCGGGGGCGGGCTGAAGATGGGACAGGCCGTGGGCGCCAGCACCGCGAAGGGCGAGCGCCCCAAGGATCTCCCGCTGACCGTTCCCCACGTACTGAGCACCCTCTACCGCGCGATCGGGATCGACCCGAGCATGACGTTCCCGAACGGGGCCGGGCGCCCGATGTACATCCTCGACGCGCGCGACCCGGTAAAAGAACTGATCGGCTGA
- a CDS encoding DUF1549 domain-containing protein, which yields MTRLVLALLALAVAVSAGRAAEAPVTAVTAYPASFKLRGMDDAPQLVITGTRADGRAVDLTANATYTVTDAKVARIDKTGRVFPLANGTTEITATVEGKTVKVPLVAEKMEAPLPINFTNHVVPIFTKLSCSSGGCHGKIAGQNGFRLSLLGFDPAFDYENLLKEGRGRRVFPAAPDQSLVLTKASGAMAHGGGKKMDADSEEYKIVRRWIASGLPFGSPTDPTVTKISVYPEARVLDRQNRQQLAVFAHYSDGSVEDVTRRAQYESNDTDIATVTETGLVNALKITGQAAVMARFNGHVTVFRATVPRAGDAAKFEFKEQTVVDRFTAQKWRELNIAPSELCSDEVFVRRAYLDITGTLPDPKDVTEFLANKAPNKRDALVDKLLDSPEYAYYFANKWADILRVKRRQQPNRAFGTFAFHTWIREAVAADKPYDDFVRDILCAIGDESKSPATVWYKEVRTPESFVDDVSQVFMGQRMACAQCHHHPYEKWSQDDYWGVAAFFGRVGFKTVQTPGVSNQNQQNQKQVLFVRTSGNVQNKRTGQTAPLKALDSDPMTVSADEDPRQKLADWMTSAKNPFFAKTVANRYWAHFFGRGIVDPLDDMRITNPPSNPELLDALAQTLVDNKFSLKALVRTICKSRTYQLAADPNEFNRGDKQSFARYYPKRIQAEVLFDAVVKLTDSPTAFPGLPADKFAPNRAIMLPDESFQSYFLDVAGRPQRISACECERVNEASLAMTLHLINSQEVEDKIGRAGGRADRLAKDPRPDTEKIEELFVLATGAKPTKEKLALALDHIAKSGANKKLAYANIIWALLNSKAFLFNQ from the coding sequence ATGACCCGCCTGGTCCTCGCACTTCTCGCCCTCGCCGTGGCCGTTTCCGCCGGACGTGCGGCCGAAGCACCCGTAACCGCAGTCACCGCGTACCCCGCGTCCTTCAAGTTGAGGGGGATGGACGACGCCCCGCAACTCGTTATCACCGGCACCCGGGCCGACGGGCGCGCGGTCGACCTCACCGCGAACGCGACCTACACCGTGACCGACGCGAAAGTTGCGCGGATCGATAAGACCGGCCGGGTGTTCCCACTGGCTAACGGCACCACGGAAATCACCGCGACCGTTGAGGGCAAGACCGTCAAGGTGCCGCTCGTCGCCGAGAAGATGGAGGCGCCGCTACCGATCAACTTCACGAACCACGTGGTCCCGATCTTCACCAAGTTGAGTTGCAGTTCGGGCGGGTGCCACGGGAAGATCGCGGGGCAGAACGGGTTCCGGCTCTCGCTGCTCGGGTTCGACCCGGCCTTCGACTACGAGAACCTTCTGAAAGAGGGGCGCGGGCGCCGCGTGTTCCCGGCCGCACCGGACCAGAGCCTGGTGCTCACGAAGGCGAGCGGCGCGATGGCGCACGGCGGCGGAAAGAAGATGGACGCCGACAGCGAAGAGTACAAGATCGTGCGCCGGTGGATCGCGTCCGGGCTGCCGTTCGGGAGCCCCACGGACCCGACCGTGACGAAGATCAGCGTGTACCCCGAGGCCCGCGTCCTCGACCGCCAGAACCGCCAGCAGCTCGCGGTGTTCGCGCACTACTCCGACGGCTCCGTGGAAGACGTGACGCGCCGGGCACAGTACGAGAGCAACGACACGGACATCGCCACGGTCACCGAAACGGGCCTGGTGAACGCGCTCAAAATTACGGGCCAGGCCGCGGTCATGGCCCGGTTCAACGGGCACGTGACGGTGTTCCGCGCGACCGTTCCCCGAGCCGGGGACGCGGCCAAGTTCGAGTTCAAAGAACAGACCGTTGTGGACCGGTTCACCGCCCAGAAGTGGCGCGAACTGAACATCGCTCCTTCGGAACTGTGCAGCGACGAGGTGTTCGTCCGGCGCGCGTACCTGGACATCACCGGCACGCTGCCCGACCCGAAGGACGTGACCGAGTTCCTCGCGAACAAGGCCCCGAACAAGCGCGACGCGCTCGTGGACAAGCTCCTCGATTCCCCCGAGTACGCTTACTACTTCGCGAACAAGTGGGCCGACATCCTCCGCGTGAAGCGCCGGCAGCAGCCGAACCGCGCGTTCGGCACGTTCGCGTTCCACACGTGGATTCGTGAAGCGGTCGCGGCCGACAAGCCCTACGACGACTTCGTGCGCGACATCCTCTGCGCGATCGGCGACGAGAGCAAGTCCCCGGCCACCGTGTGGTACAAGGAGGTGCGCACGCCCGAGAGCTTCGTGGACGACGTGAGCCAGGTGTTCATGGGCCAGCGCATGGCGTGCGCCCAGTGCCACCACCACCCCTACGAGAAGTGGTCGCAGGACGATTACTGGGGCGTCGCCGCGTTCTTCGGGCGCGTCGGGTTCAAGACGGTCCAGACCCCGGGCGTGTCGAACCAGAACCAGCAGAACCAGAAGCAAGTGTTGTTCGTGCGGACCAGTGGGAACGTGCAGAACAAGCGCACCGGGCAGACAGCACCGCTGAAAGCCCTCGACAGCGACCCGATGACGGTTTCCGCGGACGAAGACCCGCGGCAGAAGCTCGCCGACTGGATGACGTCGGCGAAGAACCCGTTCTTCGCGAAGACGGTCGCGAACCGGTACTGGGCGCACTTCTTCGGGCGCGGGATCGTCGACCCGCTCGACGACATGCGCATCACCAACCCGCCCTCGAACCCCGAACTGCTCGACGCCCTCGCGCAAACACTGGTCGATAACAAGTTCTCGCTCAAGGCCCTTGTGCGAACGATCTGCAAGAGCCGGACGTACCAGCTCGCGGCCGATCCGAACGAGTTCAACCGCGGCGACAAGCAATCGTTCGCCCGGTACTACCCGAAGCGGATACAAGCGGAGGTGCTGTTCGACGCGGTGGTGAAGCTGACCGACAGCCCGACCGCGTTCCCGGGCCTGCCCGCGGACAAGTTCGCCCCGAACCGGGCGATCATGCTGCCGGACGAGTCGTTCCAGTCGTACTTCCTGGACGTGGCCGGGCGCCCGCAGCGCATCAGCGCGTGCGAGTGCGAGCGCGTGAACGAGGCCAGCCTCGCGATGACGCTGCACCTCATCAACAGCCAAGAAGTGGAAGACAAGATCGGGCGCGCGGGCGGCCGCGCGGACCGCTTGGCCAAAGACCCCCGGCCCGACACCGAGAAGATCGAGGAACTGTTCGTGCTCGCGACCGGCGCGAAGCCGACCAAGGAGAAGCTCGCGCTCGCGCTGGACCACATCGCGAAGTCCGGGGCGAACAAGAAGCTCGCTTACGCGAACATCATCTGGGCGCTGTTGAACTCGAAGGCGTTCTTGTTCAACCAGTGA
- a CDS encoding sulfite exporter TauE/SafE family protein: MTYLVVCSVALFASGLTFFSGFGLGTLLLPAFALFFPIEHAVALTAVVHFLNGLFKLALIGRHADRRAVLRFGLPAIVASFAGAWLLLQLTDLPPLVRYALFGHEVRVTPVKFAVGALLAAFALIELLPTTREVTFGARYLPIGGVLSGFFGGLSGMQGALRSAFLLKAGLSKEAFVATGVVVACLIDFSRLGVYVPALLATGADLDYSLLGAAVVSAFVGAYFGNRYLQKITMRGVQVIVAVLLLAVALGLASGAL, from the coding sequence ATGACCTATCTCGTTGTTTGCTCCGTCGCGCTGTTCGCGTCCGGGTTGACGTTTTTCTCCGGGTTCGGGTTGGGCACGCTGCTCCTGCCCGCGTTCGCGCTGTTCTTCCCCATTGAGCACGCGGTGGCGCTGACCGCGGTCGTTCACTTCCTCAACGGGCTGTTCAAACTCGCGCTGATCGGGCGGCACGCGGACCGGCGCGCCGTGCTCCGGTTCGGGCTACCCGCTATTGTTGCATCGTTCGCGGGGGCGTGGCTGCTCCTTCAACTCACCGACCTCCCGCCACTCGTGCGGTACGCGCTGTTCGGGCACGAGGTGCGGGTGACACCGGTGAAGTTCGCGGTGGGCGCGTTGCTCGCCGCGTTCGCACTCATCGAGTTGCTACCGACCACGCGCGAGGTCACCTTCGGCGCCCGGTACCTGCCGATCGGCGGCGTGTTGAGTGGCTTCTTTGGTGGCCTTTCGGGGATGCAGGGCGCGCTCCGGTCGGCCTTCTTGTTGAAGGCCGGGCTGTCGAAAGAGGCGTTCGTCGCGACCGGTGTCGTGGTCGCGTGCCTCATCGATTTCTCGCGCCTCGGGGTGTACGTCCCGGCGCTCCTCGCGACCGGGGCCGACCTGGATTACTCGCTACTCGGTGCCGCGGTGGTGTCCGCGTTCGTCGGCGCGTACTTCGGCAACCGGTACTTGCAGAAGATCACCATGCGCGGGGTTCAGGTGATCGTCGCGGTGCTGCTCTTGGCTGTCGCGCTGGGATTGGCGAGCGGGGCGCTGTAG
- a CDS encoding CRTAC1 family protein — translation MPASYRYFSALMLLAPLGIAAVVAWPRRSAPPEQITAAPAPVAPVEVSYKTRRWVDTSGFSTVTNQMPRWAPDASLERIATYWRGVGHRLSARLDENFGISSPEYQVQILALKASLLNYDGEPDKAYAMLEECRALAESNPELAAEWLYTVIAFQGVTALRRGETDNCVLCRGESSCILPLAPGAVHTKPIGSRLAIKHFTEYLNRFPDDLEIRWLLNIAHMTLGEHPAGVAPQYRIALDRYESAEHGIGKFRDIGDRVGINRLNQAGGTILDDFDNDGLLDIVFTTMDPTGSMVFYRNRGNGTFEDRTEQAGLTGQLGGLYCVQADYNNDGHLDIFIPRGAWVLPPMRPTLLRNNGNGTFTDVTAEAGLLAPVNAITAQWVDYDNDGWLDLFVCGERQANRLYHNRGNGTFEEVAAAAGLALPGGTWKGATWADFDGDRFPDLFLNDLAGAARLFRNNGNGKFTDITASAGIAGPVGGFSCWAFDFDNDGRPDIFATCYKHSVATVVQGLMGEPHTDGTNRLYRNLDGKTFRDVTKDAGLDAVFATMGSNFGDFDNDGYLDFYLGTGNPHFSMLVPNRMFRNLGGRRFAEITGSSGTGHLQKGHAVACGDWRRCGAIDIVIEMGGAVNGDRYHNVLFRNPGNDNNWLNVKLIGQKTNRSAIGARIKVVTAGPNAKTVYRWVSTGSSFGANPLEQHLGLGKTDRIAVLEIDWPTSGTTQTFRDLAPNQYLEVTEFATDYRRREFKPIVVPE, via the coding sequence ATGCCCGCCTCCTACCGTTATTTCAGCGCGCTCATGCTTCTGGCGCCGCTAGGCATCGCGGCGGTGGTCGCCTGGCCCCGCCGGTCGGCCCCCCCCGAGCAGATCACCGCCGCGCCCGCGCCGGTCGCCCCGGTCGAAGTGAGTTACAAAACCCGCCGGTGGGTTGACACCTCCGGGTTCAGTACCGTGACCAACCAGATGCCGCGCTGGGCACCCGACGCTTCCCTGGAGCGGATCGCGACGTACTGGCGCGGGGTCGGGCACCGCCTGAGTGCGCGATTGGACGAGAACTTTGGCATCAGTTCGCCCGAGTACCAGGTCCAAATCCTGGCGCTGAAAGCGAGTCTTCTGAACTACGACGGGGAGCCAGACAAGGCGTATGCGATGCTGGAGGAGTGCCGGGCACTGGCCGAGAGCAACCCGGAACTGGCCGCGGAGTGGCTGTACACCGTCATCGCCTTTCAGGGGGTCACCGCACTGCGGCGCGGCGAGACCGACAACTGCGTCCTCTGTCGGGGAGAGAGTTCGTGCATCCTCCCACTCGCCCCGGGCGCGGTCCACACTAAACCGATCGGCTCGCGGTTGGCGATCAAGCACTTCACCGAGTACCTGAACCGGTTCCCCGACGACCTGGAGATCCGCTGGCTGCTCAACATCGCCCACATGACCCTGGGCGAGCACCCGGCCGGCGTCGCCCCCCAATACCGGATCGCGCTCGACCGGTACGAGTCCGCCGAGCACGGGATCGGGAAGTTCCGCGACATCGGCGACCGAGTCGGGATCAACCGACTCAACCAGGCCGGCGGGACGATCCTGGACGACTTCGACAACGACGGCCTTCTGGACATCGTGTTCACCACGATGGACCCGACCGGGTCTATGGTGTTCTACCGGAATAGGGGTAACGGCACGTTCGAGGACCGGACGGAGCAGGCAGGGTTGACCGGTCAACTCGGCGGCCTGTATTGCGTCCAGGCCGATTACAACAACGACGGCCACCTCGACATTTTCATCCCCCGTGGCGCGTGGGTCTTGCCCCCGATGCGGCCGACGCTGCTGCGGAACAACGGCAACGGCACGTTCACCGACGTGACCGCGGAGGCGGGACTGCTCGCCCCGGTCAACGCGATCACAGCCCAGTGGGTCGATTACGACAACGACGGTTGGCTCGACCTGTTCGTCTGCGGCGAGCGGCAGGCTAACCGGCTCTACCACAATCGCGGGAACGGCACCTTCGAGGAGGTCGCAGCCGCGGCAGGGTTGGCCCTGCCGGGGGGCACCTGGAAGGGGGCGACGTGGGCTGATTTCGATGGTGACCGGTTCCCCGATCTGTTCCTCAACGATCTCGCGGGCGCGGCCCGGCTCTTCCGCAACAACGGGAACGGGAAGTTCACCGACATAACGGCGTCGGCGGGGATCGCCGGGCCGGTGGGGGGATTCTCGTGCTGGGCGTTCGACTTCGACAACGACGGCCGGCCCGACATCTTCGCTACCTGTTACAAACACTCGGTCGCGACCGTCGTGCAGGGGCTGATGGGCGAGCCGCACACCGACGGCACGAACCGGCTGTACCGGAACCTGGACGGGAAGACGTTCCGAGATGTCACGAAGGACGCGGGATTGGACGCGGTGTTCGCCACAATGGGCAGTAACTTTGGTGACTTCGATAACGACGGGTACCTCGATTTTTACCTCGGCACCGGCAACCCCCACTTCTCCATGCTGGTCCCGAACCGGATGTTCCGCAACCTGGGCGGCCGGCGGTTCGCCGAGATCACCGGTTCGTCGGGCACCGGGCACCTCCAAAAGGGCCACGCGGTCGCGTGCGGGGACTGGCGCCGGTGCGGCGCGATCGACATCGTGATCGAGATGGGCGGCGCGGTGAACGGGGACCGGTACCACAACGTGCTGTTCCGGAACCCGGGGAACGACAACAACTGGCTCAACGTAAAGCTGATCGGCCAGAAAACGAACCGCTCGGCGATCGGGGCCAGGATCAAGGTGGTGACCGCCGGCCCGAACGCGAAGACCGTCTACCGCTGGGTGTCGACCGGCAGCAGTTTCGGGGCCAACCCGTTGGAGCAGCACCTCGGTCTGGGCAAGACCGACCGGATCGCGGTGCTGGAGATCGACTGGCCGACCAGCGGCACCACCCAGACGTTCCGCGACCTCGCGCCCAACCAGTACCTCGAGGTGACCGAGTTCGCCACCGACTACCGCCGGCGCGAGTTCAAGCCGATCGTGGTCCCGGAGTGA
- a CDS encoding dipeptidase yields the protein MYRLFFASLSLVAAVGLLRAPAGDAPARSKTVVVSEQALAIHNDALLIDGHNDLPWELRENDGPGFKNIDLTKPQKKFHTDIPRLKKGNVGAQFWSAYVPSSTAKKGTAVKMTLEQIDVVHELARRYPDTFEMAYGTEDIRRVRKAGKIACLIGIEGGHAIDNSLPLLRNYHRLGVRYMTLTHSESLDWADSCSDEPKANGLTPFGVDVVHEMNRLGMLVDLSHVSPTTMKAALKATKAPVIFSHSSAFAVADHARNVPDDVLKLVKENRGVVMVNFYSGFLTPEGARAMKLMFEKGRELRKQFPTDDAKYREAYRAWSKDNDYPAGDVHNIVDHIDHIVKTAGIDCAGIGSDFDGVPKLPTQMNDVSCYPLLTQIMLDRGYTKEQIHKVLGGNLMRVFAEAEKVSREWNKAGQ from the coding sequence ATGTACCGACTGTTCTTCGCTTCGCTCAGCCTCGTTGCGGCTGTGGGATTACTACGGGCACCGGCCGGTGACGCGCCCGCCAGGTCGAAAACCGTCGTCGTGTCCGAGCAGGCGCTCGCGATCCACAACGACGCGCTCCTCATCGACGGGCACAACGACCTACCGTGGGAGCTGCGCGAGAACGACGGCCCGGGCTTCAAGAACATCGATCTCACCAAGCCCCAGAAGAAGTTCCACACAGACATTCCGCGCCTGAAGAAGGGTAACGTCGGGGCGCAGTTCTGGAGCGCGTATGTGCCGTCGTCCACCGCGAAGAAGGGCACCGCGGTCAAAATGACGCTCGAACAAATCGACGTCGTTCACGAACTGGCTCGGCGCTACCCGGACACGTTCGAGATGGCCTACGGCACCGAGGACATCCGCCGCGTGCGCAAGGCCGGGAAGATCGCGTGCCTCATCGGGATCGAGGGCGGCCACGCGATCGACAACTCGCTCCCCCTGCTCCGCAACTATCATCGGCTCGGCGTGCGGTACATGACGCTCACGCACTCCGAATCGCTCGACTGGGCCGATTCGTGCTCGGACGAACCCAAGGCGAACGGCCTCACGCCGTTCGGCGTGGACGTGGTTCACGAGATGAACCGGCTGGGCATGCTCGTCGACCTCTCGCACGTCTCACCCACCACGATGAAGGCCGCGCTGAAGGCAACGAAAGCCCCGGTCATCTTCTCGCACTCGTCGGCGTTCGCGGTCGCCGATCACGCGCGCAACGTCCCCGACGACGTGCTGAAGCTCGTGAAGGAGAACCGCGGGGTGGTGATGGTGAACTTCTACAGCGGGTTCCTCACGCCCGAGGGCGCGCGGGCCATGAAGCTCATGTTCGAGAAGGGGCGCGAGCTGCGGAAGCAGTTCCCGACCGACGACGCCAAGTACCGCGAAGCGTACCGCGCGTGGTCGAAAGACAACGACTACCCCGCGGGGGACGTTCACAACATCGTGGACCACATCGACCACATCGTGAAGACCGCGGGGATCGACTGCGCCGGGATCGGGTCGGACTTCGATGGCGTGCCCAAGTTGCCCACGCAGATGAACGACGTGTCGTGCTACCCGCTGCTCACGCAGATCATGCTCGACCGCGGGTACACGAAGGAGCAGATCCACAAGGTACTCGGCGGGAACCTGATGCGCGTGTTCGCCGAGGCCGAGAAGGTGAGCCGCGAGTGGAACAAGGCCGGCCAATGA